Below is a window of Populus alba chromosome 2, ASM523922v2, whole genome shotgun sequence DNA.
TAAGGGCAGGTAAACAGAAGTAGGTGAGATGTAGTTGGCTTTACCCTTGGCTACAAGAGAGGGAAATGGAGACTGAAACAGACTCTCCTTTCAAAATCAAGCAAACCATCTTCATCGCTCTATTTGTAGGTCTGTCCAACCTCTTCTCACCTTCCCAGTTTCCCACTACCTTTTTCTTGACCTCTTCTATGTATTCATCTTTAACATTCTCAGTTCCCCTCTGATCATTCTCTTTGTAGCCCCACAACTAATGGAAGGCCATGAagccccaccaccaccacaactgCCACAACTGGCGCCATCCCCAAACCCTTCCTATCTCCTTACACCCTTACTACTGCCATCCTCCTCATTGCAGTACCCTTCTATAATTGAACCTCAAGTCCTTCCGGATATTGATTGGGTTGGCCTTCTCTCTGGCCAATCCCAGCTCGGCGAGAAGAGGCCAGTAACGGAAAGTGCTTCTATGGTGGCTGAAAATGGAGCAGAGGAAGAAAAGGGCAATAAAGATGAGAAGAAAGGCGGAAGGATGAAAAAGGCGACCCGGCCAAGATTTGCTTTCCAAACTAGAAGTGCAGACGATATTCTTGATGATGGATATAGGTGGAGGAAATATGGGCAAAAAGCCGTGAAGAACAGCAAATATCCCAGGTTTGCtagaaattaacttaatattaagctattctaaacaaaaagaaaagaatcctTGCATCATATAACGTTGCATGTTATGCATTTTAGATTTTACATGCAAcccaattactaattattccgaTTAATAATTTATGTGAGCGAACTAAAGTTTCTCATTGTGTAAGATCAAATATGTATATAACGAACCTCTCCCgagaaaagatcaaagatatttCCATAAAAATCTAGCTAGCTAGGCCTCACACATTAAAGGCTAGGGTTAGGGTTCGGCAAGAGCAACCACCATGCATGACAGCAGCAGCAGGAATTGTACGAAAGAATATTTTATGTATTGAGTTGTCTGAATTGTGTGGATCACAGCCCAAGCTCGTCCTATTTCTTGCGGTCTCCATATTAAGTGTGtttattttcaaatccaaaTCATGACAATTATACAATTTCACCCACCTTTTCTAATTACCCTTAATTACTGTTTTTCATATCTAcacaaaacattaattaatgaattgcttttaaatattcaagtatatattatttaataattttgtgaaATGTTTTgcgttgattttattttattttgccaaAGGAGTTACTACCGGTGCACGCATCATACATGCAGCGTGAAGAAACAAGTGCAGAGGCTATCTAAGGACACAAGCATAGTCGTCACGACTTATGAAGGAGTTCATGATCATCCATGTGAGAAACTGATGGAAACCCTAACTCCTCTTCTCAAACAGATGCAATTCCTTGCTAGGTTCTAATTATTAAGCTCACTTCTGCACAAGCAGACCTTGTTGTTCTTGGCCATCTTATACCAGTCTTTGTATATAGTGAAAACTTATAAATTATACTTTtccatcttctttttcttttaattttacaactAGAAAGATCGATAgagtttttatatgaatatattgGAACTTTTCCAAATCCATCCAGAACAAGCTATccacatcaaaacaaaacattaacgAGAATTTAGCCTcgtctaattaaaattaaaatttagttgaTCAGAATAGAATACGAGCGTCTTTTCTTGACATGAAACAGAGCTGTGCAAGCTTCTTAGTTTTTCAAGTGCTGGCCTTGTGAAAATGGTCCACGTTTTATGGAGAAAGAGAGGCGTCGAGATTAGAGAGCCGAAGGTTGCGTTGTGCAGCCCATTCTCTCAATTTGGGGCTTGAGGTGCAGATTGGGCCATTCATTTCGGCTAAGAGAGCGaaatcatttattaatgatCCCCTCACCACATCCTGAATTGTTACTTCAGGTGTGGACTAGCCGGCGAGGTCGCTGCGGCTCGCGGTATGCCGCGGGccgctctctttctctctttcttttcttttttttaaatctgtttttatataaaaaaatcataattaaaataaatatttataagaaatcaatcaattaaattctagaaaagaatatttatatatatttttattcaaaattattttattatcattcaaGTTTCCCTCCaccttttcttatttataaaagtatgtcttttttatcatcatattgttttcaataaaacttaaaataattaaaataattatttttaatcatttcaattatttatattaaaaaaaaacatttttatatgaaaactggtcttttttattagatgattgattcttaaaataaaacctcataatgatctgaa
It encodes the following:
- the LOC118057816 gene encoding probable WRKY transcription factor 43, coding for MEGHEAPPPPQLPQLAPSPNPSYLLTPLLLPSSSLQYPSIIEPQVLPDIDWVGLLSGQSQLGEKRPVTESASMVAENGAEEEKGNKDEKKGGRMKKATRPRFAFQTRSADDILDDGYRWRKYGQKAVKNSKYPRSYYRCTHHTCSVKKQVQRLSKDTSIVVTTYEGVHDHPCEKLMETLTPLLKQMQFLARF